A stretch of the Fundidesulfovibrio soli genome encodes the following:
- a CDS encoding NAD(P)H-dependent flavin oxidoreductase, translated as MSLPGFYIDDLHIPVPIIQGGMGVGISLSGLAAAVAAQGGVGIISAAMVGFKEPDVRTKHTEANLRALRREIRRARELTTGVIGVNILASLTDFEAMASCAMDEGVDLIISGGGLPRTLPGLVKPGQKTKLIPVVSSGRAAELLARMWITRYDRVPDAFVVEGPLAGGHLGFKRSALDAPESRLEVLVKDVVEVAKKLKETHGREVPVIAAGGIYTHQDILDMLAIGASGVQLGTRFVATHECDADLRFKQAYVDSTQADIQIIDSPLGLPGRAIVSPFLKNVSEGHTSPISCYCKCMASCGVEQAPYCISLALISAQRGNFRAGFAFCGANAWRVDKIVSVAELMHELTTGETAPPADEQPSS; from the coding sequence ATGAGCCTTCCCGGTTTTTACATCGACGATCTCCACATCCCCGTGCCCATCATCCAGGGAGGCATGGGGGTCGGCATTTCCTTGTCGGGCCTCGCCGCGGCCGTTGCGGCCCAGGGCGGCGTGGGGATCATTTCCGCGGCTATGGTCGGCTTCAAGGAGCCTGACGTCCGCACCAAGCACACAGAGGCGAACCTCCGGGCTTTGCGCCGGGAGATACGCCGCGCCCGCGAGCTGACGACCGGCGTCATCGGCGTGAACATCCTGGCCTCCCTCACGGACTTCGAAGCCATGGCCTCCTGCGCCATGGACGAAGGCGTGGACCTCATCATCTCCGGCGGCGGCTTGCCCCGCACCCTGCCAGGACTGGTGAAACCCGGCCAGAAGACCAAGCTGATCCCGGTGGTTTCCTCAGGGCGGGCGGCCGAGCTCCTGGCCCGCATGTGGATCACGCGGTACGACCGCGTGCCCGACGCCTTCGTGGTGGAGGGGCCCCTGGCGGGCGGCCACCTGGGTTTCAAGCGCAGCGCCCTGGACGCCCCAGAATCGCGCCTGGAGGTGCTGGTCAAGGACGTGGTGGAGGTGGCCAAAAAGCTCAAGGAGACCCACGGGCGCGAAGTGCCCGTGATCGCCGCGGGCGGCATCTACACCCACCAGGACATCCTGGACATGCTGGCCATCGGGGCCTCGGGCGTGCAGCTCGGCACCCGCTTCGTGGCCACCCACGAGTGCGACGCGGACCTGCGCTTCAAGCAGGCCTACGTGGACTCCACCCAGGCCGACATCCAGATCATCGACAGCCCCCTCGGGCTGCCCGGCCGGGCCATCGTGAGCCCCTTCCTGAAGAACGTCAGCGAAGGGCACACGTCGCCCATCTCCTGCTATTGCAAGTGCATGGCCTCATGCGGGGTCGAGCAGGCGCCCTACTGCATCAGCCTGGCGCTGATCAGCGCCCAGCGCGGCAACTTCAGGGCCGGCTTCGCCTTCTGCGGAGCCAACGCCTGGCGCGTTGACAAGATCGTCTCCGTGGCCGAGCTCATGCACGAGCTGACCACCGGCGAGACCGCCCCCCCGGCGGACGAGCAACCCTCCTCCTAG
- a CDS encoding Crp/Fnr family transcriptional regulator, protein MGSRLRSSGRNLLEIIYKEENKVILDALHERSYRKRHLLFMPYHKEDLVCIVKTGKLRMYMGLEGKELSLSMLGPGDIFSTHSRAYVEALEDTTILACPVFKFFKAAMERQEFMLPLLMSLGDILTGALSIIERLYFHDIDKRVAAFFYEEALLRGENSTDGMRLHVGLTVDNIAKIVGSSRQTVSSLISAMEKNGIMKKLSRGEYLITDMEELRLTALPCAE, encoded by the coding sequence ATGGGAAGCCGCCTCAGATCTTCCGGCAGAAACCTGCTGGAAATCATATACAAGGAAGAAAACAAGGTCATCCTGGACGCCCTGCACGAACGCAGCTACCGCAAAAGGCACCTGCTGTTCATGCCTTACCACAAGGAAGACCTCGTATGCATAGTTAAAACCGGAAAACTGAGAATGTACATGGGCCTGGAGGGCAAGGAGCTCTCCCTGTCCATGCTCGGCCCCGGCGATATATTCAGCACCCACTCCCGCGCATATGTAGAGGCGCTGGAGGATACCACCATTCTGGCGTGTCCGGTCTTCAAATTCTTCAAGGCCGCCATGGAACGCCAGGAATTCATGCTCCCTCTGCTCATGTCCCTGGGTGACATCCTCACCGGGGCTTTGAGCATCATCGAACGTCTCTACTTCCACGACATCGACAAGCGCGTTGCAGCCTTCTTCTATGAGGAGGCGCTGTTGCGCGGCGAAAACAGCACGGACGGCATGCGCCTGCACGTCGGCCTCACTGTGGACAACATCGCCAAGATCGTCGGCTCATCCCGCCAGACGGTCTCCTCCCTCATATCCGCCATGGAGAAGAACGGCATCATGAAGAAGCTGTCCCGTGGCGAATACCTCATCACGGACATGGAAGAACTGCGTCTCACCGCGCTGCCCTGCGCGGAGTGA
- a CDS encoding proton-conducting transporter membrane subunit: protein MQLATSLGLFVGAALLVGSEVRALRSLGEPKRLMAFSALAQIGYVLIGFSLGSFNGLTGAFLHIGYQTIIRALWYMSLRRLAAGAGGWTLENLRGAGQGREALSVMMGFAMFCALGISPVTAPAGKPLVLFAAVDGGHMLTALAMALSSGIAAVYTVRLFQAVCLEKAGPRAESAAKADPVSWALMAASVLACLFPHGLIHLAASSAAGILGLADIPAVADLEGSWPLQVLVPYLGGFAVYAVGRLMPAWRSALVLAVAAATVAAAWFTPGLAPLQNMFTMLYALVGGVIVVYSLGYVGEKPGSDRYFLFLFMMVGTLIGLASAKDAGGFYAFWELMTFSSYMLVVHKRSDEALKAGARYFIMCVGGAYAMQVGLMALVSAAPHGALMDAAQTAQAMGPAAVAGIALLLLGGFAVKAGLFPLHSWLPVAHPVAPSSISAPLSGLLTKAGVFGMALVLPMLFQGSLAGTSAYGLPFLLTLLAACTFVLGEVMALVQTDIKRMLAYSTLAQIGEIALVLSLGTWAATAGALGHVVNHAVMKDLLFLTAGGLIMRAGTQRIDALAGIGRAMPFTGACMALGLVAIMGLPPFNGFYSKFLMLHAALEAGSAWIAVLVLAGSLVGCVYYGRLIKVLFFTPYEGAWVPETPMTMRLGVGALAAVTVLGGLFPQTWLSLVTPAADALFPGAHAALPDLTVSWALPVILPLLGAVAAIVLRADMKRAGLAATASLVLAVIVLLAQSGSWGSLQFAFALLVLLTGACNMYYSTGYMSHSHTQWRFYAVFLTMIAGLVGMGTATGFLAFFCFWEIMSSWPLFLAIIHEESPAALKEGTKYFLFNVAGASFLFLGVLLVGRAAGGYGFEQVVQALNTLPPSAWMTGVCLIGLGMLMKAAMLPIRIDWQMHPPTAPTPVSGYISSMLLKSAPFGLLFLRWGLAGGVNVDGAAALDTAMYVGAWIGGITIIYAAIQALLQTGIKEMLIYSTVSQLGYIVLAICLGTPLGVTGGMLHFFNHMLFKNLAFLCAGALMFATHAHNLEELGGIGRKMPMTLLCFAVALFSVAGMPPFNGFSSKLTIYYALIDQGEMTLAIIAILSSVITLAYFLKFMHSAFFGQLSPKAAHAHEVGLAMRAPIMALAGLCILTGVFPGIALIPIASIQQSLGIVPLDVGLSGILSGTGASDMTLLSFMIALSGGSVWLIARYATRTVRRTAIHLCGETSVTAQQTNVAASNLYAAPLELLARMSRGYFTPKRVGGGHD, encoded by the coding sequence ATGCAACTTGCCACTTCCCTCGGACTTTTCGTCGGGGCCGCGCTGCTGGTCGGCAGCGAGGTCCGGGCGTTGCGGTCCTTGGGCGAACCAAAACGCCTCATGGCCTTCTCGGCGCTGGCCCAGATCGGCTATGTGCTCATAGGCTTCAGTCTTGGCTCGTTCAACGGACTTACAGGTGCGTTTCTTCATATAGGCTACCAGACCATCATCCGCGCCCTCTGGTACATGTCGCTCAGGCGGCTGGCCGCAGGCGCGGGCGGTTGGACCCTGGAGAACCTTCGCGGCGCCGGACAGGGTCGCGAGGCCCTTTCGGTGATGATGGGCTTCGCCATGTTCTGCGCCCTGGGCATCTCGCCCGTAACCGCCCCCGCGGGCAAACCCCTGGTGCTCTTCGCAGCCGTGGACGGCGGGCACATGCTGACCGCCCTGGCCATGGCCCTCTCCAGCGGCATCGCCGCCGTGTACACCGTGCGCCTCTTCCAGGCCGTCTGCCTGGAGAAGGCCGGCCCCAGGGCCGAGAGCGCGGCCAAGGCCGATCCCGTAAGCTGGGCGCTCATGGCCGCCTCGGTGCTGGCCTGCCTGTTCCCCCACGGGCTGATCCACCTGGCGGCCTCCAGCGCCGCGGGCATCCTGGGCCTGGCCGACATCCCGGCCGTGGCCGACCTGGAAGGCTCCTGGCCCCTGCAGGTGCTGGTGCCCTACCTGGGCGGCTTCGCGGTCTACGCAGTGGGCCGCCTGATGCCCGCCTGGCGCTCCGCCCTGGTGCTGGCCGTGGCGGCCGCCACCGTGGCGGCGGCCTGGTTCACCCCTGGCCTGGCCCCGCTGCAGAACATGTTCACCATGCTCTACGCGCTGGTGGGCGGCGTCATCGTGGTCTACTCCCTGGGCTACGTGGGCGAGAAACCCGGCTCCGACCGCTACTTCCTGTTCCTGTTCATGATGGTGGGCACGCTGATCGGCCTGGCCTCGGCCAAGGACGCCGGCGGGTTCTACGCCTTCTGGGAGCTGATGACCTTCAGCTCCTACATGCTGGTGGTGCACAAGCGCTCCGACGAGGCCCTCAAGGCGGGCGCGCGCTACTTCATCATGTGCGTCGGCGGCGCCTACGCCATGCAGGTGGGCCTGATGGCCCTGGTCTCCGCCGCGCCCCACGGCGCGCTCATGGACGCCGCGCAGACCGCGCAGGCCATGGGCCCCGCCGCCGTGGCCGGGATCGCGCTGCTGCTCCTGGGCGGCTTCGCGGTCAAGGCGGGCCTCTTCCCCCTGCACTCCTGGCTGCCGGTTGCCCACCCCGTCGCTCCCTCCTCCATCTCCGCGCCCCTCTCCGGCCTTCTGACCAAGGCGGGCGTTTTCGGCATGGCCCTGGTGCTGCCGATGCTCTTCCAGGGCTCCCTGGCGGGCACCTCGGCCTACGGCCTGCCCTTCCTGCTGACGCTTCTGGCCGCCTGCACCTTCGTGCTGGGCGAGGTCATGGCCCTGGTCCAGACCGACATCAAGCGCATGCTGGCCTACTCGACCCTGGCCCAGATCGGCGAGATCGCCCTGGTGCTCTCGCTGGGCACCTGGGCCGCCACCGCGGGCGCCCTCGGCCACGTGGTGAACCACGCCGTGATGAAGGACCTGCTCTTCCTCACCGCCGGCGGCCTCATCATGCGCGCCGGCACCCAGCGCATCGACGCCCTGGCGGGCATCGGCCGGGCCATGCCCTTCACCGGCGCCTGCATGGCCCTGGGCCTGGTGGCCATCATGGGCCTGCCCCCGTTCAACGGCTTCTACAGCAAGTTCCTGATGCTGCACGCGGCCCTGGAGGCCGGCAGCGCCTGGATCGCCGTGCTGGTACTGGCTGGCAGCCTGGTGGGCTGCGTGTACTACGGCCGTCTGATCAAGGTGCTGTTCTTCACCCCCTACGAAGGCGCCTGGGTGCCCGAGACCCCCATGACCATGCGCCTGGGCGTGGGCGCGCTGGCCGCCGTCACCGTGCTGGGCGGCCTCTTCCCCCAGACCTGGCTCTCCCTGGTGACCCCGGCGGCCGACGCCCTGTTCCCCGGCGCTCACGCCGCGCTGCCCGACCTGACCGTCTCCTGGGCGCTGCCCGTCATCCTGCCGCTCCTGGGCGCGGTGGCCGCCATCGTGCTGCGCGCCGACATGAAGCGCGCGGGCCTGGCCGCCACGGCGAGCCTGGTCCTTGCCGTGATCGTGCTGCTGGCCCAGTCCGGCAGCTGGGGCAGCCTGCAGTTCGCCTTCGCGCTGCTGGTGCTGCTCACCGGCGCGTGCAACATGTACTACTCCACCGGCTACATGAGCCACAGCCACACGCAGTGGCGCTTCTACGCCGTGTTCCTGACCATGATCGCCGGCCTGGTGGGCATGGGCACCGCCACCGGCTTCCTGGCCTTCTTCTGCTTCTGGGAGATCATGAGCTCCTGGCCGCTGTTCCTGGCCATCATCCACGAGGAGAGCCCCGCCGCGCTCAAGGAAGGCACCAAGTACTTCCTGTTCAACGTGGCCGGAGCCTCCTTCCTGTTCCTGGGCGTGCTGCTGGTCGGCCGGGCCGCCGGGGGCTACGGCTTCGAGCAGGTGGTCCAGGCCCTGAACACCCTGCCGCCCTCCGCCTGGATGACCGGCGTGTGCCTGATCGGCCTGGGCATGCTGATGAAGGCGGCCATGCTACCCATCCGCATCGACTGGCAGATGCACCCGCCCACCGCGCCCACCCCTGTTTCCGGCTACATCTCCTCCATGCTGCTGAAGAGCGCGCCCTTCGGCCTGCTCTTCCTGCGCTGGGGCCTGGCCGGCGGGGTGAACGTGGACGGCGCCGCCGCCCTGGACACCGCCATGTACGTGGGCGCGTGGATCGGCGGCATCACCATCATCTACGCGGCCATCCAGGCCCTGCTGCAGACCGGCATCAAGGAGATGCTCATCTACTCCACGGTCAGCCAGCTGGGCTACATCGTGCTGGCCATCTGCCTCGGGACGCCGCTCGGCGTCACGGGCGGCATGCTGCACTTCTTCAACCACATGCTGTTCAAGAACCTGGCGTTCCTCTGCGCCGGCGCGCTGATGTTCGCCACGCACGCCCACAACCTGGAGGAACTCGGCGGCATCGGCCGCAAAATGCCCATGACGCTCCTGTGCTTCGCGGTGGCGCTGTTCTCGGTGGCTGGCATGCCCCCGTTCAACGGCTTCAGCTCCAAGCTGACCATCTACTACGCGCTTATCGATCAGGGCGAGATGACTCTGGCCATCATCGCCATTCTCTCGAGTGTCATCACCTTGGCCTACTTCCTCAAGTTCATGCATTCGGCCTTCTTCGGACAGCTCTCGCCCAAGGCCGCGCATGCACATGAAGTGGGGCTGGCGATGCGTGCTCCCATAATGGCGCTTGCCGGGCTGTGCATCCTTACGGGTGTGTTCCCCGGCATCGCCCTGATCCCAATCGCTTCCATTCAGCAGAGCCTCGGCATCGTGCCCCTGGACGTGGGCCTCTCCGGCATCCTCTCCGGCACCGGCGCTTCCGACATGACCCTGCTGAGCTTCATGATCGCCCTGTCCGGCGGATCGGTGTGGCTGATCGCCCGGTACGCCACGCGCACCGTGCGCCGCACCGCCATCCACCTCTGCGGCGAGACCAGCGTGACGGCCCAGCAGACCAACGTTGCGGCGTCCAACCTGTACGCCGCGCCCCTTGAGCTCTTGGCGCGCATGAGTCGGGGTTATTTCACTCCCAAGCGCGTTGGAGGAGGCCATGACTAG
- a CDS encoding respiratory chain complex I subunit 1 family protein, producing the protein MTSFFEATFAMFIFPGGLFALAAGLMLKGVDRKAVARLQRRVGPPLYQPALDVLKLTIKETLIPHTANEVAFKLAPVLGLSGVLLTAAVMPIGGVWNGVTGMKDLLVLLYLLPVPAMALMIAGSASSSPYGALGFSREMVVMFAYEMPLIASFLAVAVRVGGTGSGMFALDNIINYQMQHGPMIFDPIMLPAFVAMLLFIPGTMGSGLFDIPEAEPEVIEGPLLEYSGPLLAMFQLMSAVKLVVVVELVVALFMPNGLGGNVLVNLVWHLFKCLALMLVAVTVFRASTGRLRLEQGFAFFVKYTSPLALVSLGLAYMLR; encoded by the coding sequence ATGACTAGTTTCTTCGAAGCAACATTCGCCATGTTCATCTTCCCGGGCGGCCTGTTCGCGCTGGCCGCCGGGCTGATGCTCAAGGGCGTTGACCGCAAAGCCGTGGCGCGCCTGCAGCGCCGGGTCGGCCCGCCGCTGTACCAGCCCGCGCTGGACGTGCTCAAGCTGACCATCAAGGAAACCCTCATCCCCCACACCGCCAACGAGGTGGCCTTCAAGCTGGCCCCGGTGCTGGGTCTCTCGGGCGTGCTGCTCACCGCGGCGGTCATGCCCATCGGCGGCGTCTGGAACGGCGTCACCGGCATGAAGGACCTGCTGGTGCTCCTGTACCTGCTGCCAGTTCCGGCCATGGCCCTGATGATCGCGGGGTCGGCCTCCAGCTCGCCCTACGGCGCGCTGGGCTTCTCCCGCGAGATGGTGGTGATGTTCGCCTACGAGATGCCGCTGATCGCCTCCTTCCTGGCGGTGGCGGTGCGCGTGGGCGGCACGGGCAGCGGCATGTTCGCCCTGGACAACATCATCAACTACCAGATGCAGCACGGACCCATGATCTTCGACCCGATCATGCTCCCGGCCTTCGTGGCCATGCTGCTCTTCATCCCCGGCACCATGGGCTCGGGCCTGTTCGACATCCCCGAGGCGGAGCCCGAGGTCATCGAAGGGCCGCTGCTCGAGTACTCGGGTCCGCTGCTGGCCATGTTCCAGCTGATGAGCGCCGTGAAGCTGGTCGTGGTGGTGGAGCTGGTCGTCGCGCTGTTCATGCCCAACGGGCTGGGCGGCAACGTGCTGGTGAACCTGGTGTGGCACCTGTTCAAGTGCCTGGCGCTGATGCTGGTGGCCGTGACTGTGTTCCGGGCCTCCACCGGCCGCCTGCGCCTGGAGCAGGGCTTCGCCTTCTTCGTGAAATACACCTCGCCCCTGGCGCTCGTGAGCCTGGGTCTGGCCTACATGCTGCGCTAG
- a CDS encoding NADH-quinone oxidoreductase subunit B family protein, which translates to MLNKFINKIAPRSPWLYRLNAGSCNGCDVELATVALIPRYDVERLGCKYCGSPRHADIVLISGPLTSRVRDKVLRVYDEIPHPKVTLACGACPISGGVYRDSYTVNSPIDQYIPIDVVVPGCPPRPHAIIEGVALALEIWRKRLEEGTCSRS; encoded by the coding sequence ATGCTGAACAAGTTCATAAACAAGATCGCTCCCCGCTCGCCCTGGCTCTACCGGCTCAACGCCGGCTCGTGCAACGGCTGCGACGTGGAGCTGGCCACCGTCGCCCTGATCCCGCGCTACGACGTGGAGCGCCTGGGCTGCAAATACTGCGGCAGCCCCCGCCACGCGGACATCGTGCTCATCTCCGGGCCGCTGACCTCCCGCGTGCGCGACAAGGTGCTGCGCGTGTACGACGAGATCCCGCACCCCAAGGTCACCCTGGCCTGCGGGGCCTGCCCCATCTCGGGCGGCGTGTACCGCGACAGCTACACCGTCAACTCCCCCATCGACCAGTACATCCCCATCGACGTGGTGGTTCCCGGCTGCCCGCCCCGCCCCCACGCCATTATCGAGGGCGTGGCCCTGGCCCTCGAAATCTGGCGCAAGCGCCTGGAGGAGGGCACATGCTCCCGTTCCTGA
- a CDS encoding 4Fe-4S dicluster domain-containing protein produces the protein MLPFLKVLVRNLRQGPSTDPFPFAPTYTPARFRGRAELDENQCILCGICRHVCAAGAIQFRAAEDGSGMEFRVWHNSCTYCGLCAHYCPTKAIRMTNDWHLSHKGEDMYSFAETKFVKLGSCAECGATIQPRPAAIVEKLGARYPERFMLCPKCKRETLANHAASRKVIRVEEAR, from the coding sequence ATGCTCCCGTTCCTGAAAGTACTCGTCCGCAACCTGCGGCAAGGCCCCAGCACGGACCCGTTCCCCTTCGCGCCCACCTACACCCCGGCCCGTTTCCGGGGCCGCGCGGAGCTGGACGAGAACCAGTGCATCCTCTGCGGCATCTGCCGCCACGTCTGCGCGGCCGGAGCCATCCAGTTCCGCGCCGCCGAGGACGGCTCGGGCATGGAGTTCCGCGTGTGGCACAACAGCTGCACCTACTGCGGCCTCTGCGCCCACTACTGCCCCACCAAGGCCATCCGCATGACCAACGACTGGCACCTCTCCCACAAGGGCGAGGACATGTACTCCTTCGCGGAGACCAAGTTCGTGAAGCTGGGCTCCTGCGCCGAATGCGGCGCCACGATCCAGCCCCGACCCGCGGCCATCGTGGAGAAGCTCGGCGCGCGCTACCCCGAGCGCTTCATGCTGTGCCCCAAATGCAAGCGCGAAACCCTGGCCAACCACGCCGCCTCGCGGAAGGTCATCCGGGTGGAGGAAGCGAGATGA
- a CDS encoding NADH-quinone oxidoreductase subunit C, which translates to MNEIAKQALESALNKALGPDSVYWNKDLNGNSFGWVRLADNDGLSRAAAALAGVSARLMVITAYRVDKYATYPGREIAYHFDLDGTVVTVTASLPTDEDTIPSITRWFQNADWHEREFMELYDIKVTGHPNPVRLFLDTNVEQGALDRLVPLSTMMNGACTKTLWEKVYAGTEMPDWAKGAQ; encoded by the coding sequence ATGAACGAAATCGCCAAGCAGGCCCTGGAGAGCGCCCTGAACAAGGCTCTCGGGCCCGACAGCGTCTATTGGAACAAGGACCTGAACGGAAACTCCTTCGGCTGGGTGCGCCTGGCCGACAACGACGGCCTGTCCCGCGCCGCCGCCGCCCTGGCGGGCGTCAGCGCGCGGCTGATGGTCATCACCGCCTACAGGGTGGACAAGTACGCCACCTACCCCGGCCGGGAGATCGCCTACCACTTCGATCTGGACGGCACCGTGGTCACCGTGACGGCGTCCCTGCCCACCGACGAGGACACCATCCCCTCCATCACCCGCTGGTTCCAGAACGCCGACTGGCACGAGCGCGAGTTCATGGAGCTCTACGACATCAAGGTCACCGGCCATCCCAACCCGGTGCGCCTCTTCCTGGACACCAACGTGGAGCAGGGCGCCCTGGACCGTCTGGTCCCGCTCTCCACCATGATGAACGGCGCCTGCACCAAGACCCTCTGGGAGAAGGTCTACGCCGGCACCGAGATGCCCGACTGGGCCAAAGGAGCTCAATAA
- a CDS encoding nickel-dependent hydrogenase large subunit: MSGTYTLPIGPLHVALEEPMYFDIKVRGETVESLGLSAGHVHRGMESLAMQRNYLQNVVLTERVCSLCSNSHPSTYCMAVENLAGILVPERAQYLRVIADEVKRIASHLFNVGIMAHLIGFDSLFMHAMEVREIMQDVKEGVYGNRMNLGACTIGGVRYDIDAEMNAFIRGKLDELKPHLEEIYGIYTTDPLILKRTTGVGVLPEADARRYGVVGPVARASGIAYDVRKKTPYCTYKELDFDVQWDTKGDVHSRALVRLREAVDSVSLIEQCLEQMPEGPTELEQFVAIPEGEAVARSEAPRGELFYYLRSDGSDTPHRLKWRVPTYMNWEALQTMMTGCQVADIPLIVNSIDPCISCTER, from the coding sequence ATGTCCGGCACGTATACATTACCCATCGGGCCGCTGCATGTGGCTCTTGAAGAGCCCATGTACTTCGACATCAAGGTCAGGGGCGAAACCGTGGAGTCGCTCGGCCTCTCGGCCGGGCATGTGCACCGCGGCATGGAGTCCCTGGCCATGCAGCGCAACTACCTGCAGAACGTGGTGCTCACCGAGCGCGTCTGCTCGCTGTGCTCCAACAGCCACCCCTCCACCTACTGCATGGCCGTTGAGAACCTGGCCGGCATCCTGGTGCCCGAGCGCGCCCAGTACCTGCGCGTCATCGCCGACGAGGTGAAGCGCATCGCGTCCCACCTGTTCAACGTGGGCATCATGGCCCACCTCATCGGTTTCGACTCGCTGTTCATGCACGCCATGGAAGTGCGCGAGATCATGCAGGACGTGAAGGAAGGCGTGTACGGCAACCGCATGAACCTGGGCGCCTGCACCATCGGCGGCGTGCGTTACGACATCGACGCCGAGATGAACGCCTTCATCCGGGGCAAGCTGGATGAGTTGAAGCCCCATCTCGAGGAGATCTACGGGATCTACACCACCGACCCGCTGATCCTGAAGCGCACCACCGGCGTGGGCGTGCTGCCCGAGGCCGACGCCCGCCGCTACGGCGTTGTCGGCCCGGTCGCCCGCGCATCCGGCATCGCCTACGACGTGCGCAAGAAGACCCCCTACTGCACCTACAAGGAACTCGACTTCGACGTGCAGTGGGACACCAAGGGCGACGTGCACTCCCGCGCGCTGGTGCGCCTGCGCGAGGCCGTGGACTCCGTGAGCCTCATCGAGCAGTGCCTGGAGCAGATGCCCGAAGGCCCCACCGAGCTGGAGCAGTTCGTGGCCATCCCCGAGGGCGAGGCCGTGGCCCGCTCCGAGGCCCCGCGCGGCGAGCTGTTCTACTACCTGCGCTCCGACGGCAGCGACACTCCCCACCGCCTGAAATGGCGCGTGCCCACCTACATGAACTGGGAAGCGCTCCAGACCATGATGACGGGCTGTCAGGTGGCGGACATCCCGCTCATCGTCAACAGCATCGACCCCTGCATCAGCTGCACAGAGCGCTGA
- the hypA gene encoding hydrogenase maturation nickel metallochaperone HypA: MHESSLASSIIAIAEDTARKGQGGRIVQVDMCIGELACVEEETLRSCFEMLSEGTLAHGARMVVERKPATGRCTSCGGTARKAGRLLRCPDCTNSFVTLETGRELFVKSIEVERPNQEA, encoded by the coding sequence ATGCATGAATCTTCCCTGGCCTCGAGCATCATCGCCATAGCCGAAGATACGGCCAGGAAAGGGCAGGGCGGAAGGATCGTCCAGGTGGACATGTGCATCGGCGAGCTGGCCTGCGTCGAGGAGGAAACCCTTCGCTCGTGTTTCGAGATGCTCTCCGAAGGGACCCTGGCGCACGGCGCGCGGATGGTGGTCGAAAGGAAGCCCGCCACCGGCAGGTGCACCTCCTGCGGGGGGACGGCACGCAAGGCCGGAAGGCTCCTGAGATGCCCCGATTGTACGAACTCCTTCGTCACGCTCGAAACAGGGCGTGAACTCTTTGTCAAAAGCATTGAGGTCGAACGTCCAAACCAGGAAGCATAG
- a CDS encoding 4Fe-4S dicluster domain-containing protein: MAKQSENSVVFANPDKCIGCKKCESACVSAHINMPAKEARKKGIPVISRIKVVKVDKYKYPLQCRQCEDAPCAHACPFGAIRQEDGMVRISESLCVGCKMCVMACPFGAIEVGVEGEMPGSTKTNRGSAKKCDLCEAWRAGNGKEVCACVEACPNQALQLIDVSTYRAVVAKGRAQELARMHAAGNE, from the coding sequence ATGGCAAAGCAATCCGAGAATTCCGTCGTTTTCGCCAACCCCGACAAATGTATCGGGTGCAAGAAATGTGAAAGCGCCTGCGTCAGCGCGCACATCAATATGCCCGCCAAGGAAGCCCGCAAGAAGGGTATCCCCGTCATCTCCCGCATCAAGGTGGTGAAGGTGGACAAGTACAAGTACCCCCTTCAGTGCCGCCAGTGCGAGGACGCCCCCTGCGCCCACGCCTGCCCCTTCGGCGCCATCCGCCAGGAAGACGGCATGGTCCGCATCAGCGAGTCCCTTTGCGTGGGCTGCAAGATGTGCGTGATGGCCTGCCCCTTCGGCGCAATCGAAGTGGGCGTCGAGGGCGAGATGCCCGGCTCCACCAAGACCAACCGCGGCTCCGCCAAGAAGTGCGACCTGTGCGAAGCCTGGCGCGCCGGCAACGGCAAGGAAGTCTGCGCCTGTGTCGAGGCTTGCCCCAACCAGGCCCTGCAGCTCATCGACGTGAGCACCTACCGCGCCGTGGTGGCCAAGGGCCGCGCCCAGGAATTGGCCCGCATGCACGCCGCCGGCAACGAATAG